The Sylvia atricapilla isolate bSylAtr1 chromosome 3, bSylAtr1.pri, whole genome shotgun sequence genome has a window encoding:
- the RIPPLY2 gene encoding protein ripply2, with translation MSRGRWGLRAAQRPPPAIKASGPAGGSARRAAAHRRRMEGGCPHPLSAAVPPQGCSPLSSSRCGGRPAPALTALPSPRSPAPFWRPWVPVPDEAARRSGPGPAAPRSPGGLAEASRKLAQYTHPVRLFWPKSRCYDYLYQEAEALLKNFPVQATICFYEDSDSEDDEDQLEQDSRTESGC, from the exons ATGAGCCGGGGGAGGTGGGGGCTCCGCGCcgcgcagcgcccgccgccggcTATAAAAGCCTCCGGGCCCGCGGGCGGCAGCGCCAGGCGAGCGGCCGCGCACCGGCGGAGGATGGAGGGTGGCTGCCCTCATCCCCTCTCGGCGGCGGTGCCCCCGCAGGGCTGCTCGCCCCTCTCGTCCTCCCGGTGCGGGGGCCGGCCCGCTCCTGCCCTGACGGCCCTGCCCTCGCCCCGCAGCCCGGCGCCCTTCTGGAGGCCGTGGGTGCCCGTGCCCGATGAGGCGGCCcggcggagcggccccggccccgcagcg CCTCGCAGCCCCGGAGGGCTGGCGGAAGCCTCCCGAAAGCTGGCGCAGTACACGCACCCCGTCAG ACTATTTTGGCCCAAATCAAGGTGCTATGATTACTTGTATCAGGAAGCTGAAGCACTTCTGAAAAACTTCCCAGTTCAGGCTACAATTTGCTTTTATGAAGACTCGGATAGCGAAGATGATGAAGATCAACTGGAACAAGATTCAAGAACAGAATCAGGTTGCTGA